The following proteins are encoded in a genomic region of Gossypium hirsutum isolate 1008001.06 chromosome D05, Gossypium_hirsutum_v2.1, whole genome shotgun sequence:
- the LOC107904173 gene encoding dirigent protein 4: MRGTLMLTWILIICLSQVAAQSQRQYYSETRPHIPRPIKVTNLHFFMHENLGGTNASAVIVAQSNITSNDNNSSVPFGTLFAVDDPLRIGPEPDSEVIGNAQGLSLLAGTNPRTSTTYFDFGFTTGKYNGSSISMFSRTDLELAVVGGRGRLRMATGFALLNPYLINATTVIIEFDVTLFHH; the protein is encoded by the coding sequence ATGAGAGGAACATTGATGTTGACTTGGATTCTGATCATCTGCCTCTCCCAAGTAGCAGCGCAGAGCCAAAGGCAATACTACTCGGAGACCCGACCACATATTCCCAGGCCAATTAAGGTCACCAATCTTCACTTCTTTATGCACGAAAATTTGGGCGGTACAAACGCATCAGCAGTCATCGTAGCCCAATCTAACATCACAAGCAACGACAATAATTCATCGGTGCCATTTGGCACCCTATTTGCCGTTGATGATCCCCTCAGGATAGGTCCTGAGCCAGACTCCGAGGTGATTGGAAATGCTCAGGGACTTTCACTTCTGGCCGGAACAAATCCAAGAACCTCGACGACATACTTTGATTTTGGATTTACTACCGGTAAGTATAACGGCAGCTCTATAAGCATGTTTTCAAGGACAGATCTTGAGCTTGCGGTGGTTGGAGGAAGAGGACGATTAAGGATGGCAACAGGGTTTGCACTACTTAATCCTTACCTCATAAATGCCACCACTGTCATTATTGAATTTGATGTGACTCTATTTCATCACTAA